The Toxoplasma gondii ME49 chromosome XI, whole genome shotgun sequence region AACGAGTGTGACCAGGAGACCGGGAGCAATGTACATGCACAGACATACGAATCCTACAAACACGCTCAGAAAAAAATGCCACATTCCTCTCCCGCATGTGTGCCGAAAGACATTCATACGAAAGACGATAGAGGCTATGCAAACCTGTAGGCACGAAGAGATGAAagtatctatatatgtatatatatatatatatatgtatgtatgtatttatgtatgtatgtatatgctcATATACCGGCGCCAGTGTCCAGGGAGGCCTAGGAGACGAGCAAAGACGCCTTACCGGATAACGCCGAGGACGAGAACGAGTTCTGTCAAGATGACAGTGAGTCGCTGGAACCACACGCATGCGGGACTGGCGTAATTTTCGTTTTCAACCTGCAGcgaaaacgcatgcggcaACGGCAACCGCTGAGTATTTCAGCGACATCACAGGAAATGATTCTCGTGTCATTTCTAGGACCACAAACAGTGCTCTCTGCATTTTGTCCAGATTCTGTCAGCGACCGGCAGGCGCGTTCCAGCCCCGGAACCACGCGCATACCCGACGCATACCGGCGTCTGTTCttggtgtacgtacaccgcggAGAGGAGTGTAGGTACACCGCAGAAGGGAACTTACATACACATCAGAAGAGGATACGTACAAGTTGGTTGCACAGCTGTGGAAATCGACATTTTTTGGGTCCTACCTGAAGCATGGCGGGATCGACGAAGCGGGCCGCtagcgagagaaggaactcgaagaaagcgaagagaggggGATAGTCCAGCGTCCATTTAGAGGGAGAAGACTCCTGCAGCGTAAACGAGACATAAGACAGTGGAAAATGCAGTCCAGGCCAGAGTGTCGCGGCGACGTGTACAGTGGAAATCATGAGGAGGGAACTGGCCGcgcagagagatagagacaCAAGACCTAGCAAGccgatggagagaaggacagtgGCGCGAAAAAATGGCCGAGGAAAAGATTGCACATCGTTTATACGAAAACaaaagtggaggagagaaagacatgAAAAAGTCCATACCTTCTTGTACCAGGTCGAAAGCGGCTGACTCGCCGTGATCGCAAGCCAGTTGCGGTGGACCTCGAAGTCCGTGCTTCGGCTGTACATGCACCAGAGCCAGAAAAGAGATCAAGCGGGCGCCGGCTCCCCATCGTTCCTAGACGCAGCATTCTGTTTCCCCAAAAAGCAGCGGCTGCCTCCTACAGCGTTCCACGGCTGCGTTTTCCCTGTCCCTATAACCGCGGTCGTTCTATTCTTCACTTGATTGCGTGCGATTCAAAAAATGCTTTTTGAAGACTGTGGAATCCTCCCATCGGGGAAGACCGTTCGCCGCCGAGAGGCCCAGCAGTAAGGGGAAAAACaaggtgtatgtacacttcGGCCACGAAACTCCAACCCTAGCACAGCTGGCTCTAAGAAACGACGACGAACTACGAGCGACGTCACTACGCATATGCCTGTCTATACACTCCTGGACCAACATATCTACATACGAAGAGTgttatatgtatacatatatgtatatatatatatatatatatatatatatacatatatacatttggATCACGAGACACTcgcagatgaagaagcaaGGCGCAGTTACCGATATCTTTATACATaaaatatatacacatatagatatgtatacaGAATCTAAATACATACAATGCtcacctatatatatgtatatatatgcatgtgtatatatatacatatatgtaaatatggACTTACTATGCGGGTATGAGGAGCAACCTGATGAGGGCGGCAGCAGCGACGATCCAGGGCCaagctgcgcatgcaccatTTTTGTCTGAGAACGTCGGACGTTTGGTTGGGGTCCCGATTTCTCCAGGAAAGAGTCCTGCTGCCTTTGTCGTGAGACACGCGTGGGCGTCACCATCCTCCACTGCTGGAGAAGCGACTTcacttcgttttttcttcatctTTTTGAGACGAACAAATAAGGAAATTGGCACAGATGGCGACGGCGCGCCTCGCTCACGCTCTCTCTTggggaaggcagaggagagagatgcgaggaaaacgcagaaacgaagaaaacggagatgACAAAGAAGCGAGGACTCTCTCACATTGTCGTTcactctgctccttcttcttcctctgtcctctTGTGCATATCTTATTCCTCCCTCCTCCAAGccctcttcctgctctctgcttcctgtgttcttcctcgtttcctcttccttatgtcttctttccctcttctgcttgctctcttttttcagaaGACGACAGGCAACGAGAGAGGTGTGGACCCTCGTCTGTCATTCTGTGGACCTCCGCCacaaagggaagaagaggacgcagaggaaagacgcgGGATTTTAGTGaactcgttttcttccacgAAAGAGAGATCTTGTCGGAGTTCTTGCAGACGGTGGCCGCGCTTGTTCACGATACCCTGAGACTCCTGTATTCATCATCCCCCAACCTCCCTCTCGCCAAAAATGCAGACACTCAGCGAAATGGAAAGCTGCAAAAACGGAAGGCACAGAGGTCGATCAAGCGAAGGAGCTGCAGACCGGACCGAGTCAGCTGTACAAACACGTGAGTCCCTGTGGACAAGTCTGGGCTCACACAGATGTAGAGTCACCTAGACATttatatacacacatgcataaacgcatacgcgcatgcatgtacatacacgcTTACACCCAGACACGTACAACATGCACATTTGAGTGACATATCTGAAATAGTGGAAAAAAGCGAACAGCAAGTGAACTGAGGTCGTTTCCAGCGCAGCTGGATAAACAGCGAGATgcacacgcatgcaggggaagagaggagctgGCCACTGTGTAGCGACGGCTGCGGGCCTACATAGACACGAATTTTCGAGGAAGCTGAACCCCCGaatcctttctcttcctccttccgaGAGATGTGACTCAAGACTAGACGAAACACGTTCAAGCGACGCTTTCACTCTTGCAAAGAAGCCCCAGTGGATTGactgcgccttctcgcgcgGTCCACTGTTCCGCATGCACCGCGTTCTCTCCCGTGTTCGGCTTATATTCCGACGCAATCTGAGTCAGTCTCGGGAGGAGAGCCCGGAGCATTCGTCCTGCGTTTTTACACCGCTTTCCCgaccttcttttctccgttcgccGTTCCGTCGCGTGTACATGCAGGAGTTCACGGCGTTGTCTGCTTATTTGTCTTTCGTGCTTCTGGGGAAATGCGCTTCGCTTCGTGATCTCTGCCCCTCGtcccctcgtttcttccgGGAGGAGCTCCCCGAGAGGACGCGTTTCTTCGGCAGAGGCAAGTGagttttcgctgtctctgcttcatTGTGAGTCCCCGTCTCGAAATTATTGCCGTAAaagtcgaggaaagcgtcTCGCGCTCACGccccgcttcttcctgctctgctctctcccctccgctctcgtcttttctctctgccatTTGCTTGCTTGGCGGCAGGAAACCGTACAGGGGTGTcgagcgcgagaggaaaaTACGAGCAAGTGAACACCgcagaacgaggaagagccaGGGTCCGCAGACGGCCAGACCGGGagtggcggcgaggaagaagcagacaacgCTGAATGCGAGGGAAGGcggaaagaggagggagagaactgTGAGcacctcgtcttcttccttttttttttGCTCCCGCTCTTTCCGTGTCTTCAACTCCTCTCCTCAGCGGTCCGCCTCAGGTGTCGCCGTGATACAGGACTTCTCCGACGCCTCCgagtctgcgtctccgtcgaccCTTTCTCCGATCGACTGGGCTCTGTATTTTCGCTTtcgtttccgtctctctcatctcgtgtgtctctctcatctagtgtctctgttctcgcctGCTCCACCGTCCTTCTCCCGCGCTGTTTTGTGCCGTTTCTTCCGCCCTCTGCTGCTtggcttcgttttcctcgtcttctttcgcgtcctctttcttcctccggTACTTCTCCCTCCGCgattcttctcgtctcttctgcaggctgtgcctttcctctgcttctcttgcctggtccctgccttttctctccctcgcgtctTCAAGTCTGTTCACCCGTTCTTcgtgcttctcctccctctcttgatttcctgttttcgtctcctccgctcCCAGACTTTCCACGATGGCGACGGAGAGTGCGTCTGCGCTGTCCAACGGGACTTCCGCCGACAGGGGCGCTTCGCAAGAAGGCCTTTCGTCGGCGCTGAAGGAGCTCCGGAAGCAGAACCCCGGGGAAGTGTCGAAGCTCCTGCGGctgctgaagaggaagaaggccagACAGAACcggggacagagacagctgcagagcGCGGTGGAGGCCGAGCGCGAGCAACTGAGGAAGTGCGTTTCGCTCAAGTCGTCGGGCCGCCAGCTCCTTGGAGCCCCGCAGCCGATGGGgggacggagacacctccGCGGGGGGGGTCAGCGCGCGGGGACTCTCGCAGACGCGATCGACGAGGGTGACGAAGATGAGaccgagagcgaagacgagggggAGTCTCCGAAGCGCGCAGACGGAGCGCAGGGCCTCGCTTCGACGACCGAGCCGGGAGAGAgctccgaggaagaagagacgagcgTCGGGGACGCAGTGGAAGTCGAGTACGTGGTCGCCGACGAGACGGAAGGCCCGAACGGAGACGTCGCGAGGGAGTTCTTCGGTGAGGTCTTCGACCGATTCAGAACcgctgaggaagaggaagaagaggaagaagaagaggaagaggaagaggaaggcgtcAGGGAGAAGGGCCAGGATCTCACGCttgaggacgaagacgaggacgagagcgaggacgcaccgaaggcggagaaaggaaagaaactcacgaagaaacagaagaagctgaTGAGTCGACCCTCGCTCGCGGAACTGAAGCAAAAGACGAACCGCCCAGACATGGTCGAAATCTGGGATACCACCAGCAGCGACCCAGAATTCCTCGTCTACCTCAAGGGGTTGCGAAACACAGTTGCAGTCCCCCTCCACTGGtcacagaaacgcagataTCTTCAGTGGAAAAGAGGATTCGAAAAACCTCCGTTCAAACTGCCTCGTAAGTTTGTTTCAGGGAGCTCTGCCCATCCCGTGCGTGTCTGCTTCTCAGACATACGCTTTTGTTAGGCGGGGTTGTTgtttcgtcgtttcctctgcacccgtcgctttcttcctcttttcgaTGCTCtactgtctctcttctccctttaTTCTGCCGTCGTCTGTCCCTTTATTCTGCCGTCTTCTGTCCCttgttctcgcttctgcatttctgtctcgttctgcGCTTGTTCTACCGGGTGCTTCTGGATGCAgggaaggcgggagaaacTCCCGCCTCCAGCCTAAAGCGGAGCCGCGAAGGAACTCattgtctgtctcctcgcgtgTCTCGGTAGGGACTGCGgctctgcttttttcttccgtgctccttcgctgcatggtccgtctctcgcctgcgtgtctccaactgtggtgtatgtacagctcacatcgaggcgacgaagatCAGCGAGGTCCGCTCGGCGTTGGTCGAGGCGGAGAGTCAGAAAAGTCTCCGCCAGAGAATGAGGGAGAAAGTTCGGCCGAAGCAGAACCGCCTCGCCATCGACTATCAGGTGCGGACTAGAGAACGACTGGAGGCGTTTGAAGTTCTGTTTCAGGCGATCGAAAATCGTGGCGTCTTTGCGGCGATCGCATAGTTCAAGAAATGCTTTTCTTTTGTGCGGTTCCACTGGCCAGAAGAgtctgccgtcttctctcgcagttctctctcttcttccccggcGGTCCTTTGTCGTgcattttctctcgcgttggCCTCTACTCACTCCACGATCTCCTTTGCGTCCTTGCCCCCGGTCTCTTATTTCTGCGGTCGCCTCCTGCTGCgatttctcctctttctggAGGCCTAGGGCGTTTCTCGCCCTTACGTTCGTCTGCACCCCACGAACACCGGGTTGGCTTTTTGTTTGCCTGGCACTTGCTTAGTGACTGAGTTGACGTGGTGGCCAGGACGAAGAGTCGAACTTGGATCTGGTCGACGGAGAGATCTGAAAgtcccttgttctctctgggTGACCCGCGCGTTGCtggcgtctctgtttcctgtttctttgcTGCGCAGGTGCTCCACGACTGTTTCTTCAAGCACGCAGTGAAGCCGGCACTCACGGGCTTCGGCGATTTGTACTACGAAGGCAAAGAATTCGAAAAGAAGAACCGAAACTTCACTCCAGGGCAACTCTCCGATCGCCTCAAGCAAGCGCTCGGCATGGGCCCTCTTGCACCTACACCATGGCTGATCAACATGCAGAGGTGAGGAGGTTTTCGAGCAACGAGAGAGCACGTGCTCGCTTCAGAAATGTATCTGTCGATGTACACTACCCCTTCCTTTTCGCTGACTCTTCCCTTCTATCatcttcgttcttcctctctccgttttgATCTTTGCACTATCGCTGTCTTCGCGTTCGCAGTGTCGCAAGTCGTGCGTCTCCGAGTGTGGTCGCccactgcttctctcttcttctctcctgtccactcttctctttctctctcttccctgttttctcccCTTACCTGtatttctctccctctgtccaTCTCccccctttttctttttctttttttcccaGTGTCCAACTCCTCTTTTCACTTTGATGCCTGgtttttcgtcctctcctcatATGCGTCTAGTCCCTACTGTCTGTGTATGTAGATACGGTCCGCCGCCGGCGTATCCGCGGCTGAAGCTGCCTGGACTGAACGCGCCGATTCCCgcggggtgtacgtacgGCTACCACGCAGGCGGGTGGGGGAAGCCGCCCGTGAATGAATTCGGTCAACCGCTCTTCGACGCTGAGGGCGAGGAAGTCgcggcagaggaggaagagcctGAACAGGTTCCTAGCTTGCTCTGGGGAGAGCTCCCGGACcttggagaggaagaggaggaagaggaggaaggtgAGCACGCGCGAAACTGCGAGGTACAGGCAGAAGACCCGACACGCGAAAGGGGGTGGGGAAGAGAGgggcagcagaagaaagaagagaagaaaacgaaggtgACAGGACTGAGATAGAGGAACGACAAGAGGGGGTAGAGATGAGAACAGACGTGATAAAGGCTGAGGAACCTCCACAGCAaatgcgaagaaaaacacaggagagggaaggagacgaagaactctGGATTGCCATGTCGACACTTTCTCGTTGCCTTTGTTTTGCGTCTTTTTCAGCtggagaggggaaggaaggCGCCCAGGCAGGAGTAagttttctccacttccgcGAGCGAAGAGCCCTTGGAAAAtcgcagacgacgaagaaatgcgcaatttctgtgtcttctttcgagTGTCTGTCCAGAAGAGAACTGTCAAGCGAACCGGCTGTGTGGGGACGTGCCCTCGTCTGCTCAGTGTAACCGTGCTTCTGTCGATCTTCCAGGCATCTTCGCGTGCTCTGGTCTCTTTTCAAATGTatcgccgtctctctttctttccgcatctcttcttccccatcTACATCTCTATAGGTATACGTGAATGCACATGTTTATTGCTAAATCCACTGATCCATCTTTATATCAATGCATGCAGGTGTATCGTGACTCACACAAGAGGCAGATCGCCGGTGCTCTGGATGGGCGACCCTGGACCCCAGCTGTAGaggcttctttttctctgtcatcGAGCCCTCGCGTTTTCAGGTTGCAGGTGGGGAGACGCCGTTCTTGGAGGGGATTTCGAGTTTGGGAGGCGcgacgtctctgtcttcgggTCTGGATTCTCCAGCCTCGTTCGACCTGCGGCGACGCCCAGACGGCGCTTCCTCCGTCGCGTCTTCGGCAAAACCGTACACGATTCTGACCCCGCAAGACGTGCCTGTGGGCCAGCAGCAAGGTCAGCTGTTCGGCGTCAAACACACCTACAAAATTCCCTCGACTTTGCCCGGAAACGCGGGCACCGCCACTCCCAGCGGCCATCTCACCCCGCGCAATCTGCTCTCCGGCGCGGCCACGccttcgggtgtacgtacaccctTCACGGGCGGCGCGCGGACGCCCCTTGTCGGCCCCGGCGGCTCTGCGTCCTTCGGCTCCGCGCCGGGCACGCCGTTCCTGGGCGGCGCGAGCGGCGCGCAAACCCCAGCGAGAGGCGCAGGCTTCCGGACTCCCGCCGGCGTCACCGTCAGTTTGAATCCAAACGAAATGGGTACGTGCAGCCTGGCAAACAGACGCG contains the following coding sequences:
- a CDS encoding PSP protein (encoded by transcript TGME49_314740) → MRGKAERGGRELLSTMATESASALSNGTSADRGASQEGLSSALKELRKQNPGEVSKLLRLLKRKKARQNRGQRQLQSAVEAEREQLRKCVSLKSSGRQLLGAPQPMGGRRHLRGGGQRAGTLADAIDEGDEDETESEDEGESPKRADGAQGLASTTEPGESSEEEETSVGDAVEVEYVVADETEGPNGDVAREFFGEVFDRFRTAEEEEEEEEEEEEEEEGVREKGQDLTLEDEDEDESEDAPKAEKGKKLTKKQKKLMSRPSLAELKQKTNRPDMVEIWDTTSSDPEFLVYLKGLRNTVAVPLHWSQKRRYLQWKRGFEKPPFKLPPHIEATKISEVRSALVEAESQKSLRQRMREKVRPKQNRLAIDYQVLHDCFFKHAVKPALTGFGDLYYEGKEFEKKNRNFTPGQLSDRLKQALGMGPLAPTPWLINMQRYGPPPAYPRLKLPGLNAPIPAGCTYGYHAGGWGKPPVNEFGQPLFDAEGEEVAAEEEEPEQVPSLLWGELPDLGEEEEEEEEAGEGKEGAQAGVAGGETPFLEGISSLGGATSLSSGLDSPASFDLRRRPDGASSVASSAKPYTILTPQDVPVGQQQGQLFGVKHTYKIPSTLPGNAGTATPSGHLTPRNLLSGAATPSGVRTPFTGGARTPLVGPGGSASFGSAPGTPFLGGASGAQTPARGAGFRTPAGVTVSLNPNEMEQEGVFTADVIRQQLRQHEEAAARAKQAAGQVDPADTRKRKGDEIRGTQTVTKSKKKKQFKF